In bacterium, one genomic interval encodes:
- a CDS encoding 50S ribosomal protein L25: MSEHLSLSAQARTPNQPKGHQLRKTGRVPGVYYTASREVKYVSFDQIELARLLRKETTVLDLKLDGSTLPCVIREVQRHPVFGSLVHVDLFGVDLSKSIRVHVPVRAVGVPYGVKLQNGVLDVVVYEVEVECLPDAMPSHIDLDVTELKVGDAIRLEDIKIDGVTVHGELHAVIVHVSGKKAEVGDAVPGDTPTEVEVIREKKPVEDK; encoded by the coding sequence ATGTCTGAGCATCTGTCACTTTCCGCGCAAGCGCGCACTCCGAATCAGCCCAAGGGCCATCAATTGCGCAAGACCGGCCGCGTGCCGGGCGTTTACTACACCGCGTCCCGTGAAGTGAAGTACGTGTCTTTCGATCAGATCGAATTGGCGCGTCTGCTTCGCAAGGAGACGACGGTACTCGATTTGAAACTAGACGGTTCGACGCTGCCCTGTGTTATCCGTGAAGTTCAGCGTCATCCCGTATTCGGCAGCCTCGTCCATGTTGACCTGTTCGGCGTAGATCTTTCCAAGAGTATCCGTGTTCACGTTCCCGTTCGCGCCGTCGGCGTACCGTATGGCGTGAAGCTGCAGAACGGTGTCTTGGACGTCGTGGTTTACGAAGTGGAAGTCGAATGTCTGCCCGATGCGATGCCGAGCCACATTGACCTTGATGTTACGGAACTGAAGGTCGGCGACGCGATTCGTCTCGAAGACATCAAGATTGACGGTGTGACGGTGCACGGTGAACTGCACGCAGTCATCGTTCATGTCAGCGGAAAGAAGGCCGAAGTGGGCGACGCGGTGCCGGGTGACACTCCGACGGAAGTTGAAGTCATTCGCGAGAAGAAGCCGGTCGAAGATAAGTAG
- a CDS encoding aminoacyl-tRNA hydrolase produces the protein MRLIVGLGNPGSDYEDTPHNIGFAVTDELARRVGAAFKKGPVPETVVAQLPAAHDAVLVKPLAYMNLSGRPVGAALRWYKIEPTDLIVVCDDVNLPYGRMRIRASGGGGGQKGLVSILQAMGTDNFPRLRMGVGGGYPGADVGSYVLRKQRGKELDNFRELAARGADAIEHWLSNGLEAAMNRFNILSESE, from the coding sequence GTGCGGCTGATTGTAGGGCTGGGGAATCCTGGCTCGGACTACGAGGATACGCCGCACAACATCGGCTTCGCGGTGACGGACGAACTGGCGCGCCGCGTCGGGGCCGCCTTCAAGAAGGGCCCGGTTCCGGAGACAGTGGTGGCGCAGTTGCCTGCAGCGCATGACGCTGTGCTGGTCAAACCGCTCGCGTACATGAATCTGTCCGGTCGTCCCGTTGGGGCCGCTCTGCGCTGGTACAAGATCGAGCCGACCGACTTGATCGTCGTATGTGACGATGTAAACCTGCCGTACGGCCGTATGCGGATTCGCGCGTCGGGAGGCGGAGGCGGGCAGAAAGGGTTGGTCTCGATCCTGCAAGCGATGGGTACCGACAACTTCCCGCGACTCCGCATGGGCGTTGGCGGCGGTTATCCCGGTGCGGATGTGGGCAGCTACGTTTTGCGCAAACAGCGCGGCAAGGAATTGGACAATTTTCGTGAACTGGCCGCTCGCGGCGCTGATGCGATAGAGCATTGGTTAAGCAACGGTTTGGAAGCGGCAATGAATCGCTTCAACATATTGTCGGAATCAGAGTAA
- the rpsF gene encoding 30S ribosomal protein S6 produces MSTYELIVIFDPNIEPEQVETDLRKIHDLVVNQGGKFRRWERWGKRRLTYEIRHRQYGTYVLSVYDLSAKATHELDRLLHLTTSLLRFLVTKVEPERVPEVDEESVQSLGIAKEVVAPAEVTETATAIVEATADVAIDVAVEAEADEATDERTA; encoded by the coding sequence ATGAGCACGTACGAACTCATCGTCATTTTTGACCCGAATATCGAACCTGAGCAAGTCGAGACCGATTTGCGCAAGATCCATGACCTGGTGGTCAACCAAGGCGGCAAATTCCGTCGCTGGGAGCGCTGGGGCAAGCGTCGCTTGACGTATGAAATTCGCCATCGCCAGTACGGAACCTACGTGCTGTCGGTGTACGATTTGAGCGCCAAGGCCACGCACGAATTGGATCGTTTGCTTCATTTGACCACATCATTGCTGCGTTTCCTCGTCACGAAAGTCGAGCCGGAACGCGTGCCTGAAGTTGACGAGGAATCCGTGCAGTCGCTCGGTATTGCCAAGGAAGTAGTGGCGCCTGCAGAAGTGACCGAAACAGCAACGGCCATCGTCGAAGCGACGGCGGATGTGGCGATTGACGTGGCGGTTGAAGCCGAAGCCGACGAAGCGACAGACGAGCGCACTGCATAG
- a CDS encoding single-stranded DNA-binding protein, with protein sequence MADYKMPDINCVIIAGNLIKDPTFRKTTSDVPVANFTIASNRKFKDSSGRIKEDVCFIGIVAWYKLAESCKENLHKGSAVLVEGELQSRSFSNEDGTVRSWVEIKARRIQFLNRRDHLSESDVHAHVDTVEDDEAHHPHAEDDHDHVRFTYQNIILNKP encoded by the coding sequence ATGGCGGACTACAAAATGCCGGATATCAATTGCGTCATCATTGCGGGCAACCTGATTAAGGACCCCACGTTTCGAAAGACAACCTCGGATGTGCCGGTCGCGAATTTCACGATCGCTTCGAACCGCAAGTTTAAGGATTCGAGCGGTCGCATCAAGGAGGACGTTTGCTTCATCGGCATCGTCGCCTGGTACAAACTCGCTGAAAGCTGCAAAGAGAATCTGCACAAGGGCAGCGCGGTGTTAGTCGAGGGGGAATTGCAGAGCCGGAGTTTTTCCAACGAGGACGGGACGGTTCGCAGTTGGGTGGAGATCAAGGCGCGCCGGATTCAGTTCTTGAATCGCCGCGACCATTTGTCGGAGTCGGACGTCCACGCCCATGTGGACACCGTGGAGGACGACGAGGCGCATCATCCGCATGCCGAGGATGATCACGACCACGTGCGCTTCACATACCAGAACATAATTCTGAACAAGCCATAA
- a CDS encoding 50S ribosomal protein L9 → MQVILRTDFESLGKVGDLVTVKPGYARNYLIPRGVAFAANKANLARLDQERKVLQMRDLKERRKAGDVYAQINGLRLLKSVQVGEENRMFGAVTSSDIAELIKERGYEIDRRKIQLDEPLKHLGEFNVAVKLHREVIATVTVDVVPNS, encoded by the coding sequence ATGCAAGTCATTCTACGTACGGATTTTGAGTCGCTGGGAAAAGTAGGCGATCTGGTCACGGTCAAGCCGGGCTATGCTCGCAACTATCTTATCCCGCGCGGAGTTGCTTTCGCGGCCAACAAGGCCAATTTGGCGCGTCTCGATCAGGAGCGCAAGGTTCTGCAGATGCGGGATCTCAAGGAACGTCGCAAGGCCGGTGATGTGTACGCGCAGATCAATGGATTGCGCCTGCTCAAGTCGGTCCAAGTCGGCGAGGAGAATCGCATGTTCGGCGCCGTAACGTCTTCGGATATTGCCGAGCTGATCAAGGAACGCGGTTACGAAATTGACCGCCGCAAGATTCAATTGGACGAACCGCTTAAGCATTTGGGCGAGTTTAACGTTGCTGTCAAACTTCATCGCGAGGTCATCGCAACGGTGACCGTGGACGTCGTGCCCAATAGCTAA
- a CDS encoding DUF1295 domain-containing protein, with protein sequence MLKIEMCRHGQFLFRHRTYLPLVLVPFGIWQILQYDRYVGGSHDFDRIWDWACFALALIGVAVRFISAGYAQSGTSGRNAKSGQIADALNRRGMYSLCRHPLYLGNLIMYTAILLFTKSPWFALAGALALFIYYERIIATEEDYLFGKFGSAYTDWSATTPCLIPKLTGWQKAGIAFSVRAGLRSEFYSVAAVVVSMYILDIVEHYAVEKTWRADTEWNVLLVSALAIYFILRFLRKNTSLLDEPGPRVEAQA encoded by the coding sequence ATGCTTAAGATCGAGATGTGCCGCCACGGGCAGTTCCTGTTTCGACATCGCACTTACTTGCCGCTCGTGCTCGTACCTTTCGGTATTTGGCAGATTCTCCAGTATGATAGGTATGTCGGTGGTTCGCATGACTTCGACCGGATTTGGGACTGGGCGTGTTTCGCTCTTGCGCTCATCGGCGTTGCCGTCCGATTTATCTCGGCCGGGTACGCGCAAAGCGGAACATCCGGACGCAATGCCAAGTCTGGACAGATTGCCGATGCCTTGAATAGACGTGGTATGTATTCGCTCTGCCGCCATCCACTCTATTTGGGCAACCTGATCATGTACACGGCGATATTGTTGTTCACGAAGTCGCCGTGGTTCGCCTTGGCCGGAGCGCTGGCGCTGTTCATCTATTATGAACGGATTATCGCGACCGAAGAAGATTATCTATTCGGGAAATTCGGCTCCGCGTATACCGATTGGTCCGCAACCACACCCTGTTTAATTCCGAAACTCACCGGTTGGCAGAAAGCGGGCATTGCATTCTCAGTCCGCGCGGGACTTCGCAGTGAATTCTATTCGGTCGCGGCGGTCGTCGTCTCTATGTATATTCTGGACATCGTGGAACACTACGCGGTCGAGAAGACATGGCGAGCGGACACCGAATGGAACGTACTGCTGGTCAGCGCCCTGGCGATTTACTTCATCCTCCGCTTCTTGCGCAAGAACACGTCGCTGCTGGACGAACCTGGGCCGCGTGTCGAAGCACAGGCTTAG